A DNA window from Cutaneotrichosporon cavernicola HIS019 DNA, chromosome: 2 contains the following coding sequences:
- the ARC35 gene encoding uncharacterized protein (Functions as actin-binding component of the Arp2 3 complex which is involved in regulation of actin polymerization and together with an activating nucleation-promoting factor (NPF) mediates the formation of branched actin networks), giving the protein MILLESHNVIIHDVLSDRFERPSRADIQFVDFDAVRFHLSTPESKTVIVLSMAIECWSDLAKYGARESLEKEYAGYIVPESETEPEYNVSLAIDLERLPATQDERAELIRHISLIKRNAIAAPFNAAFEEQKALQANYKDAAGAQMADAGQQETKGELMTINHRDGEAIFVRASHDRVTVIFSTVFKEETDRIFGRVFLQEFYDARKLQSLQSAPQVTYSNREPPLEIRHLPGLKRHENVGYVTFILAPRHFANPAQAFSTISHIQLFRDYLHYHIKCSKAYMQSRMRFRVAEFLKVLNRAKPESEEKERRTVTGRTFRSR; this is encoded by the exons ATGATCCTTTTGGAG TCCCACAACGTCATCATCCATGATGTCCTCTCCGACCGCTTTGAGAG gccctcgcgcgcggACATTCAGTTCGTTGACTTTGACGCAGTGCGCTTCCACCTCTCGACGCCCGAGTCCAAGACTGTCATTGTTCTGTCCATGGCGATCGAGTGCTGGTCCGACCTGGCCAAGTACGGCGCACGCGAGagcctcgagaaggagtATGCAGGGTACATTGTCCCCGAGTCGGAGACTGAGCCCGAGTACAATGTGTCACTGGCCATCGACCTGGAGCGTCTCCCCGCGACTCAAG ACGAGCGCGCTGAGCTCATCCGCCACATCTCCCTAATCAAGCGCAACGCCATTGCTGCGCCGTTCAACGCCGCGTTCGAGGAGCAGAAAGCACTCCAGGCCAACTATAAGGACGCGGCGGGTGCGCAGATGGCCGACGCGGGGCAGCAGGAGACCAAGGGCGAGCTGATGACGATCAACCACCGCGACGGAGAGGCCATCTTTGTGCGCGCGTCTCACGACCGCGTCACTGTCATCTTCTCGACTGTCttcaaggaggagacggacCGCATCTTCGGCCGCGTCTTCCTGCAGGAGTTTTacgacgcgcgcaagctCCAGTCTTTGCAGAGCGCGCCGCAGGTCACGTACTCGAACCGCGAGCCGCCGCTTGAGATCCGCCATCTCCCTGGGCTGAAGAGACACGAGAATGTTGGATACGTCACCTTCA tccTCGCTCCCCGCCACTTTGCCAACCCGGCGCAGGCGTTCTCGACCATCTCCCACATCCAGCTCTTCCGCGACTACCTGCACTACCACATCAAGTGCTCCAAGGCATACATGCAGTCGCGCATGCGCttccgcgtcgccgagttcCTCAAGGTGCTCAACCGCGCCAAGCCCGAGtcggaggagaaggagcgccGGACCGTCACGGGCCGCACGTTCCGTTCGCGCTAG
- the CLB4 gene encoding uncharacterized protein (Cyclin-dependent protein kinase regulator) codes for MNRTANPRRAATRRLNDENVIPRATNAVRAAKPTTRSGITQKEGNIKEVNGKVDSKRTRNALGAIGHNEAPAPVQNGKVSQTQRQPLANRSQVHNVYPSNTRPIAPVPARTRPDRATAVGDRGDFMAGMDVDHGIMLDEAFETDDDTVRAMSDDELDMEEEDWTRLSTEEAINADNEIDRIRLHFEDDIDEFDTTMVAEYADEIFKHMEIMEGLVMPNPNYMAFQTETDWTMRTTLIDWLLQVHMRYHMLPETLWIAVNIIDRFLSVRVVSLSKLQLVGVTAMFIAAKYEEILAPSVDEFVFMTENGYTKDDILKGERIVLQTLDFNVSQYCSPYSWVRRISKADDYDIQTRTLSKFLMEVTLLDHRFLRCKPSMIAAIGMYLSRKMLGGTWDDAFVFYSNFTERQLIPGAVLLCERLVEEGFDKVYVYKKYANKKFLRASTFAVDWAHTHAETTWASQE; via the exons ATGAACCGA ACGGCCAACCCCCGCCGAGCGGCAACCCGTCGACTCAACGACGAGAACGTCATTCCACGAGCTACCAATGCCGTGCGAGCAGCCAAGCCAACAACGCGCAGTGGCATTACCCAGAAGGAAGGCAACATCAAGGAGGTCaacggcaaggtcgactCCAAGCGCACTCGGAACGCCCTCGGGGCAATTGGT CACAACGAGGCTCCTGCACCAGTCCAGAATG GCAAGGTGTCACAGACCCAGCGTCAACCACTGGCCAACAGGTCACAGGTCCACAATGTTTACCCATCCAACACCAGACCCATCGCACCCGTCCCAGCTCGCACACGGCCAGACCGCGCCACGGCGGTCGGGGACAGGGGGGACTTTATGGCGGGCATGGACGTCGACCACGGGAtcatgctcgacgaggcgttcGAGACAGATGATGACACTGTGCGAGCGatgagcgacgacgagctcgacatggAAGAAGAAGACTGGACACGGTTGTCTACAGAGGAGGCGATCAACGCCGACAACGAGATCGACCGGATCAGGCTTCACTTTGAAGACGACATCGACGAGTTTGACACGACAATGGTGGCAGAgtacgccgacgagatTTTCAAGCACATGGAAATCATGGAG GGGTTGGTCATGCCGAACCCCAACTACATGGCGTTCCAGACAGAGACGGACTG GACGATGCGCACAACCCTGATTGACTGGTTGTTGCAGGTGCACATGCGGTACCACATGCTTCCAGAGACGCTTTGGATTGCCGTAAACATCATTGACCGCTTCCTGTCTGTGCGGGTTGTGTCACTGAGCAAGCTTCAGCTTGTAGGCGTGACAGCCATGTTCATCGCCGCCAAGTACGAGGAGATTTTGGCGCCCAGTGTCGACGAGTTTGTCTTCATGACCGAGAACGGCTACACCAAGGACGACATTctcaagggcgagcgcATCGTCCTTCAGACTCTCGACTTCAACGTGTCGCAGTACTGCTCGCCATACTCGTGGGTGCGCCGCATCTCCAAAGCGGACGACTACGACATCCAGACGCGAACACTCTCAAAGTTCCTCATGGAGGTGACGCTGCTCGACCACCGCTTCCTGCGCTGCAAGCCGAGTATGATCGCGGCCATCGGCATGTACCTCTCGCGCAAGATGCTCGGGGGGACGTGGGACGACGCTTTCGTCTTCTACTCGAACTTCACGGAGCGCCAGCTCATCCCTGGTGCCGTGCTTCTCTGCGAGCggcttgtcgaggagggttTCGACAAGGTCTACGTCTACAAGAAGTACGCGAACAAGAAGTTCCTGAGAGCCTCGACGTTTGCCGTCGACTGGGCTCACACCCACGCCGAGACGACCTGGGCTTCTC AAGAATGA
- the EFR3 gene encoding uncharacterized protein (cellular morphogenesis-related protein), protein MGCLGCCTQLNPEIAALQDCYPPSKDLVKSSPEFMPMSQDMSKLTYYAKNKPSSLAKIGDELEKRVVKEAKASTGGYPKSRAALLISLVILYKLLTECKRDIGLFSRQALRAISAALDVKIYQTNKVDLEAISRAGNCFVALTQGTDGGSIGVDDALTSAYLEVLAKFAAFSSSGPTGTVRNEKGDDEDQSRARLLGLRGLTGASTSDAAFSSGEFLRQAQIIVPALLAVLQETPMSELKGLVHRSRRRSALGPLITEVSSRPRPPPSLSEHVVGEKGPSADDVTSAAFRCLYEFVAECHTSQASHVLDVVLVYFDKRGVWRDVERCCVITETLAQAMQLQSRFVVPTRIVELLVNMPDDQPPTDKHMSILAMVTTVLTSSVSLVGLAVTDILSSLISVIERRVALDANDALLTPLVNCVSSLGTHIYYVDQINDIVEETTLQMMSIPVTNPARQEILRVLIHCITGVMVAADRGDEIEAEARERPASPLPMDKGKGLALDSPAVEMPRARDAGRRNPIAPEVWQETLPLLCESSYPVRAAYARALIFYLQTELPRDKRPRPDEPNIVRFCQAVNAAVYTLAMSSRLGQGEPLSGPPTPSRSSSANMLGSGASTPPRGQGGIVSFVVSEPTPVDTPTGTISHVPNGNDRSHAGAAATSASANGAGTPGSGAVTPPRKPLRGGRRVSLPLNRLITVTEPGPFDAVATPFDYAAILALMGELHAAVPSAALETSAPMLFALDSDAGNELTRRPGMSGAYVLERRRAVRETLLILWRHISRSWGVFSVLGMAEHALASLPEPFVVPDPRSAPDGELPRPETPVEFVRDESEAESAAASQPILNWRDITAAFANSSAVEMGTGRDAQGITRVFGAKWSVEDALRNATERFARPAPAPEATPFMAIPNASYQSFGRPVSRAVEVGDLRDALAGGAETGSAAQSVASMSSSAPTNGAPKGKPDAKEILKEIFKEKRPRGVAASAPA, encoded by the exons ATGGGCTGCCTTGGATGCTGCACGCAGCTCAACCCTGAGATCGCGGCGCTGCAAGACTGCTACCCGCCTTCCAAGGACCTCGTCAAGTCCAGCCCAGAGTTCATGCCCATGTCCCAGGACATGAGCAAGCTCACTTACTATGCTAAGAACAAGCCCagctcgctcgccaagaTAGGAGATGAACTTGAGAAGCgcgtcgtcaaggaggccaaAGCTAGTACTGGCGGGTATCCCAAGAGCCGCGC cgcCCTCTTAATCTCCCTCGTAATCCTCTACAAGCTTCTCACCGAGTGCAAGCGCGACATAGGCCTATTTTCTCGCCAAGCTTTGCGCGCCATATCCGCAGCTCTCGATGTCAAGATCTACCAGACGAACaaggtcgacctcgaggccatctcgcgcgcTGGCAACTGCTTCGTCGCACTCACCCAAGGCACGGACGGTGGGTCGAtcggcgtcgatgacgCCCTCACATCGGCCTacctcgaggtgctcgccAAGTTTGCTGCGTTCTCCAGCTCCGGCCCAACCGGCACCGTGCGCAACgagaagggcgacgacgaggaccagagccgcgcgcgcctcctcggtctGCGCGGCCTCACGGGTGCGAGCAcgagcgacgcggcgtTTAGTTCGGGCGAGTTCCTGCGGCAGGCGCAGATCATCGTGCCCGCCCTACTAGCGGTACTGCAGGAGACGCCTATGAGCGAGCTCAAGGGCCTCGTGCACCGGAGTAGACGTCGGTCCGCCCTTGGACCCCTCATCACCGAGGTGTCTTCCAGGCCCCGGCCCCCACCGAGCCTCAgcgagcacgtcgtcggtgaGAAGGGCCCGAGCGCGGACGATGTGACGAGTGCCGCATTCCGGTGCCTGTACGAGTTTGTGGCTGAGTGCCACACCAGCCAAGCGAGCCAtgtgctcgacgtcgtgctGGTATACTTTGACAAGCGTGGGGTGTGGCGTGACGTCGAGCGGTGCTGCGTCATCACTGAGACCCTCGCACAGGCGATGCAGCTGCAGAGCCGCTTTGTTGTGCCCACGCGcatcgtcgagctcctcgtcaacatgCCCGACGACCAGCCGCCAACCGACAAGCACATGAGCATCCTCGCCATGGTCACGACTGTGCTCACGTCGAGTGTGAGCCTCGTCGGTCTCGCAGTCACCGACATCCTCTCAAGCCTGATCTCTGTGAttgagcgccgcgtcgctctTGACGCGaacgacgcgctcctcacCCCGCTCGTGAACTGCGTCTCATCGCTTGGTACGCACATCTACTATGTCGACCAGATCAACGACATTGTAGAAGAGACTACCCTCCAGATGATGAGCATCCCCGTCACGAACCCTGCGCGGCAGGAGATCCTCCGCGTCCTAATCCACTGCATTACCGGCGTGATGGTCGCCGCAGACCGTGGCGACGAGAttgaggccgaggctcGCGAGCGCCCAGCCTCCCCACTCCCGAtggacaagggcaaggggcttgccctcgacaGTCCAGCCGTCGAGAtgcctcgcgcgcgcgacgccggccGGCGTAACCCCATCGCCCCCGAGGTGTGGCAGGAGactctccccctcctctgcgAGAGCAGCTATCCGGTCCGCGCGGCGTACGCCCGTGCCCTGATCTTCTATCTCCAGACCGAGCTGCCGCGCGACAAGCGGCCGAGACCCGACGAACCGAACATTGTACGTTTCTGCCAAGCCGTCAATGCGGCAGTTTACACGCTTGCCATGTCGTCCCGTCTTGGGCAGGGCGAGCCGCTATCTGGCCCACCAACGCCGAGccgctccagctcggcgaaCATGCTCGGGAGCGGGGCTAGCACTCCTCCCCGCGGCCAGGGGGGCATCGTCAGCTTTGTCGTGTCGGAACCCACGCCCGTCGACACTCCAACCGGCACAATTTCGCATGTGCCTAATGGCAACGACCGCTCGCACGCCGGGGCAGCggccacctcggcctcggccaaCGGCGCGGGAACGCCTGGCAGTGGTGCCgtcacgccgccgcgcaagCCTCTGCGGGGTGGGCGCAGAGTCTCGCTGCCGCTCAACCGCCTCATCACGGTTACCGAGCCGGGGCCTTTCGACGCCGTTGCCACGCCGTTCGACTACGCAGCAATCCTAGCCCTCATGGGCGAGCTACACGCGGCCGTCCCCTCCGCCGCACTGGAGACGTCCGCGCCAATGCTATTCGCGCTGGATAGTGACGCAGGTAACGAACTCACCAGACGCCCAGGCATGTCTGGCGCCTATGTTCTCGAGCGTCGGCGGGCTGTCCGCGAAACTCTCCTAATCCTATGGCGGcacatctcgcgctcgtgggGCGTCTTCTCCGTTCTGGGAATGGCGGAACACGCCCTTGCCAGCTTACCTGAACCGTTTGTGGTTCCCGACCCCCGATCTGCGCCCGACGGCGAACTTCCTCGCCCCGAGACGCCAGTCGAGTTCGTGCGTGATGAATCCGAGGCTGagagcgccgccgcctcccagCCCATCCTCAACTGGCGTGATATTACCGCCGCCTTCGCCAACTCGTCCGCTGTGGAGATGGGAACTGGACGAGACGCACAGGGAATCACCAGGGTTTTCGGGGCAAAGTggagcgtcgaggatgcgtTGCGGAACGCAACGGAGCGGTTTGCCCGCCCTGCACCAGCACCGGAGGCGACGCCGTTCATGGCTATCCCGAATGCCAGTTACCAGTCTTTTGGACGGCCTGTTAGCCGCGCCGTTGAGGTAGGCGATCTCCGCGACGCGCTTGCGGGCGGGGCGGAGACTGGGAGCGCAGCGCAGAGCGTTGCTAGTATGTcatcgagcgcgccgacgaaTGGCGCGCCAAAGGGTAAGCCCGATGCCAAGGAGATCCTCAAGGAGATCTTCAAGGAGAAGCGACctcgcggcgtcgcggccaGCGCGCCGGCTTAG
- a CDS encoding uncharacterized protein (G protein alpha subunit): protein MGACVSKANLTEDAPSGATSREIDKQLREVSTGLFLRWRLARAERKLTQQEEKRLQGEVKLLLLGSGASGKSTVLKQMRYIHARSFAPDEIEDYRKIVFANIVDGMRSIIDTMDEEAMQVAHENRPFISLVDNEYPINTGEAFPLHYLHGLKRLWDDPGVQSCYALAYEFALQENMPYFYADLDRLFDREYKPTNEDILRVRSKTTGISETRFEISNLTFRLFDVGGQRSERRKWASCFENVTSIIFLAALSDYNSCLIEDRDSNGMHEALALWESIVNSQWFIKSSMILFLNKADLLVEKIKDPKQQVSTWFPDFPGKPGSYNDAVEYFKKKFRSLNHNINKEIYVHVTTATDQQQLKVVMAAVTDTIVRNSLRDMAIL from the exons ATGGGCGCTTGTGTCTCCAAGGCCAACTTGACAGAAGACGCACCGAGTGGTGCCACGTCTCGCGAGATCGACAAGCAGCTCCGCGAGGTTAGCACCGGCCTGTTCTTGAGATGGCGGCTGGCACGGGCTGAGCGCAAGCTTACGcagcaggaggagaagcgtctccagggcgaggtcaagcTACTGCTCCTCGGCTCGGGTGCGTCGGGCAAGTCGACCGTTTTGAAGCAGATGCGATATATCCACGCCAGGTCGTTCGCCCCCGATGAGATCGAGGACTATCG CAAAATCGTCTTCGCCAACATTGTCGACGGGATGCGCAGCATCATCGAcacgatggacgaggaggcgatgCAGGTCGCGCACGAGAACCGGCCGTTCATCTCCTTGGTTGACAACGAGTACCCGATCAACACGGGCGAGGCTTTTCCCCTGCATTACCTGCATGGCCTCAAGAGACTGTGGGACGATCCCGGGGTGCAGTCTTGCTATGCACTCGCGTACGAGTTTGCGCTGCAGGAGAACATGCCCTA TTTctacgccgacctcgatcGCCTGTTTGATCGCGAATACAAGCCGACAAACGAGGACATTCTGCGCGTGCGTTCCAAGACGACCGGTATCTCCGAAACGCGCTTCGAGATCAGCAACCTCACCTTCCGCCTCTTCGATGTTGGCGGGCAACGCTCCGAGCGGCGTAAATG ggcGAGCTGTTTCGAAAATGTCACGTCGATCATCTTCCTGGCCGCCCTCAGCGACTATAACTCATGCCTCATCGAGGACCGCGACAGCAATGGCATGCACGAAGCACTTGCGCTGTGGGAGAGCATCGTCAACTCGCAAT GGTTCATCAAGAGCTCGATGATTCTCTTCCTTAACAAGGCCGACCTACTGGTAGAGAAGATCAAGGACCCCAAGCAGCAGGTCTCTACATGGTTCCCGGACTTCCCCGGCAAGCCGGGGTCGTACAACGACGCGGTCGAGTACTTTAAGAAGAAGTTCCGCAGTCTCAACCACAACATAAACAAGGAGATATATGTGCA TGTGACGACGGCCACGGATCAGCAACAGCTCAAGGTCGTCAtggcggcggtgacggATACGATTG TGCGTAACTCGCTTCGCGACATGGCGATTCTGTAG